AACTGTTGAGAATTTGGCGTGGACTTTTAAAACAACTTGCAGCTACAAATGCTGAAGGTGGTACTGTCACTATTGATGAATTGAAATTGTATAGAGATAATCAGCTTGAATTTAAAGCTAATAAAGTAGTTGGTTTAGCATTGCCAAAACGTCCTGATTTTGTTCACACATCTGTCATTATTCCTCTAGTTTGGGGAGATGTGAATAATTCTTTAGCTTTACTAAAATCACTGAGACTTGCTTTAGAAATTTCCTTGTCTTTAGATATTGGTTTTCCTTTTGTCTTGAGTAGCAATCTAGAGGTGGAATTATCTAATGATGTTTACGGAAGAATAGAGGGAATTCCTTCTGCACTGCAAACTTTATTGGGAAATGGACAATATCAGCAACGCCAAGATGCAGAAAAAATTCTTGAGCGATTACGTTGCATTGGCAAACTAGCAACATCTGTTGCAAGTATTCAGAAAGCTGATGATTGTTTGTATGATTTGGCTCGTGCTTGTGTCAGACCAATTGAACTTTATTATGTCTTGCTACGTTGGACTCTGCGGGAACAAGATGAACCAAACTTGAGTGTTATTTGGAGTCGCATTTGTGAACCGTTAAATACTTTACTGGAGAGCTTTATGCCTGATGAAAACTTACTCTTAACTAAATATCTTAAAGAAGCTGCTCAAGTTGCAGCAGAGGGAAAAATTTGGGGAAGTTCTTTTAAACGAACTGCTCAAGCAGAACCGTTTACAGCCTTTATTGCTGCTATTCGTTCTCAAAAATCTTATTTGGGATTAGATGTAATTTTTGCTGCTTTAATACAGCAATATCATACTCGCTTAGACCGTATCCGTGAGCATGGTGTAGGTGCGACAAAGTATGAACAAGTCAAGCGTTATTACGAGCTATTACGAAAACTATATGAGGAGGTTTATTCAGCACGTCCTGAAAAGTTTTTGTCTGACCAAAAAACTTTGGAAGCTGCTTATTTATTCTTCCTTGAGGAAGCACGTAAACAACTTAAAAGTCAATCTGAAGATAATTCTGTCGAAACAACTACAACTGTTTAAATAATTAGGAGTTTTTCATTATGTCTATTTCAAAACTTTCCTCGGTACTAGCGACAAGTTATGAGAACTTCCCCAAAGGACGTTTTATTACTTTAGTTGTTTTAAGAACAACCCACTCTGAAACTATCTTTCGCACAGAAGGTTCAGGTGAGCCAATGTGTAGCGAATTTGTCCAAGCTGGTTTAGAGGGTGAAAATCAAAAAACTATAATTCAACGCTTGGTAATGACTAAGCGTAAACAAGTAGCACCAGAAAGACGCTACGGACGAGAACATTTAAGAGCGCATGAGCTTTTATACACTAACCCTAAAGATGGCTCTCTTTGTTCTTTAAATACTAATGCACCTTGTGAAATGTGTGTGGATTGTTTCCTCTACGGCTTCGCGGCTGGTGGGGGTGGCGCTCAAAAAAGTCGCATTTGGACTGAAGACGCTTTTAGTATTTTACCTGCTAGTGATGTTGTAGGCGATCGCACCATAAACGCCATCTACGAAACTGGTACAATGCGCGATGAAAAAGGTAACGCCTCAACAGCTTTAAATACCAGCGAATACATCAAACCAGGCGTGCATTTTCTGGATGTCGTCACCCTAAAAGATGTAACTGCGGATGAACTGCGCTATATCATCGGTAACATTCTTTTCACAAGTCGTTATGGTGCGGTTTCCAGTCGTGTTGGACGTATGGAAAACGAGATATTAGGTGTATTTGGTAGTATTACCGAACTTCCTAGTTCTCTGGAACTTGTACAAGCTACTTATGATGCATTAGGTAAGCCTTTAGAACACCCTTTGAATATTAAACAATTAATTACAGCAAGCAAACAAGTAATTGCTAATTGGAAAAATAAGAGAGGTGTTTCTGTGCAGTTATCTGAAGAAGAATTAGCCAATTTACTGACTGATGTAGAAACTAATTGGTCACCAGATGAACGTGATAATTTTCTCAAGCGTTTAACGCAATCCTATGAATCCTTCCGTCAGGTTGCGCCTGAAAAAAACAAAGGTAAAGGTAAAAGCAAAGGCAAAAATACACCAGTTGAAGTAGAGATTTAGGTTATGTCAACAATTCCTTTTCAGCAGGCAAAACTTGTTGAATTATACTGTCTTGAACCAGTCTTTTTTGCCTCTAGGGAGTTGTCTGATACCTATTACACTGAGGGGGTAATTGGGAATTATGCTCTTACCTATGCTTTAGGTAGAGTAAATTCCCCCTATCGCCTCCAAGGTCAGGCTACCGGACGACCAACCTACAAAGAAGATTTACAACCAATAGCGCACGATTTTTATATCTTACCAGCTTCACCAGTAGGTAGAGTTACATTCAGATTTGAACGTTTCAATGCTCTTTCTGATTCTTACTGGTATGCAATGACTAATAACCGTGTTGCTACGGCGCGGGAAGATTTACCATTACAACGCCAAGGGAAAAAACCAAGTTCATTTAGACCAAGTAATTTTCCGCAAACTGGAAGACTGCGGATGATTGAACGCAGAAACAAATTTCAAACTTTGGTATTTGGAAATTATCAATTACCAAATTATATTCGCCTTGGTAAATTCATGAGTAAAGTCAAGCTGAATGTGCTTAATGAATTTCCTGTGACTTTACTACCAGAAGGTGAATATCAAAGTCAACATTATCTAAATGCTGCTGATTTACCACAGCAAATAGAGGCTTTAGCATTCGATTTAATTTCTATTCCTCCTGCACCCATCATTAAAAATCTTCGTTTTCGGGGTGCTGCTTGGCAAGTTGGAGAAATGATTGTACCAGCAGGGTTACATTTTTGTGGTAGAGAAAGTAGTAATGAGTAATCAAAAATTAGTTATCAGATTAGAACCACGCAGTATTTCAGCCTGTGCATCGCCAGATAAAATATCTTTCATCAGGAATGCACTTCAACATCAATTAGATGTATTTGAACAATCTAAGGATGTTGATATTATTCTTGATTTAGCACCAACTGGCACAGGTAAAACTAAAGCAGGATTAACAGTATTAAAGCATCAGCCAAATAAAAGTGCTATTTACATTGCTCCAACAAATGCTTTAATTGAACAGCAAACAGAAGCCGCAAAAGAATTTGTACGTGATGCTAACTTACCTCATGTCGTCAAATCTGCTTCTGCTAAAGACATTAAAAGCTGGTCTAACGATAAAGTTGGTAGTCGTTCAGGGGAAAAGCTGTATAACGTATTACGGAATCCAGCTACAGTTTTTCCCGATGTTGGAGTTAATACGCCTATCATTTTAGTCACAAATCCTGATATCTTTTACTATGCAACTTTCTTTGCATATAACAACTTAGATAGAGGTAATATCGCCAGTAGTTTTTACACCAAATTTTCGACAGTCATTTTTGATGAATTTCACCTCTACGATGCTAAACAGCTAGTAGGAATGTTGTTTTATCTCGCTTATTCTCAAGTTTTTCGCTTTTTCGAGAACGGACGCAAGATAGTTTTGCTGACAGCTACACCAGAACCAGCTTGTGAATTAGCATTGCAGAATTTAAAACAGGCTGGTGTAAAGATAGCAAGAATTGATGGAGAAGCAGGTAATACTAATCTTTTACCATCACAAACAGCAGTTAATCTGGAATTAAGACCAAAACCAGATAGTAAGGAAGAGTGGTTAGCAGAGTTAGCAGCAGAAGTTGTCCAACGTTTTCGAGAAAGACCTGATGAAAATGGGGCTGTAATTCTTGACTCTCTTGATAATATTAATCGTCTCTCAGATTTACTGCGACAGCAAGGACTTGGTGATGACATCGGACGTATAACTGGCCCTGCACCCAAAAAAGATAGACAAAGGGCTATGCAGTGTCAAATCATTTTGGCTACTAGCACTGTAGATGTAGGATTTAACTTTGAAAGACATCCTCAACCGAAACGGCAAAATTTAGATTGGTTGATTTTTTCAGCACGCGATCGCGCCGCATTTTGGCAGAGAATTGGTAGAGTAGGGCGTGTTTTGGGTAAATCGGAAACTAATATTGATTCAGAAGCCATTGCTTACTTACCTGCTAACGCCTGGGAAGAAGGTTTAACCTCTCTAGATACTACCGGGGGACGTACAGCGTTAAAAAACTTACTTGAAACACTTCCCTGTTTAGATAAGCCTTTTTTAAAAGCTTATTGGCGTTCAGAAGCATTTCTAGAAATTGCCCGTCCCTTGTTGGAATTGGAAGAAATGCTTGATGGTTTAGCTGAAGAAAAATTGATTTTGGAGTTATTCAATACTCTAAAATCTATTTTTGAAGGAAACAGAACTTGGGATGATTATCGCTATAGAATGAAACTTTTACGAGGCGCTGAAACTATTGCGAAAAAAACGCCCAAAGAAATTAAAAAGGATTGGAAGTATATCAAAGGTGGTCAGGCTTTTGTCAGAACATTTATCAAGGCTAAATTTCCTGAAGATTGGGATGACTTACAAGCTGGACGTACAACTTTAGACGAATACGTAGATTTATTTCAAAAAGATGAAGATGCACTAGCTGAGTTAAAAGAATTTGCTGAAGTTTTTAGTACAAGCTATGCACCTTTATTTAGTTTTCGTTCTAGTCTGTTTGAAAGTCTTTCCATTCGCGATCCTCATGGTTTTATTCTAGATGAATCGGAGGAAACAAGACTAGATCCTTTTCACCTATTACGCTATTACGAATTTGTCCAAAATGGTGATTATATTGAAGTCACCAGTCGTGCTACTGAAACTTATCAATTGAGTTTTGAATTACGCTACACTGATAACTGGCAAGAATTTATCAGTACAGAACTTAACAAATTAACAGCTTTTAAAAATTGTCGAATTATCCGCACTCTTGGAGGGGGAACACGACCCACAGACGGAATAGAATCTTTGAATAGGCATCTCTTACCAGGAGTAATTATTTGCCCCAGAACAAATGCTGCTGTTATTTTCCAATTAAACAAGCAAGGAATTATTTCTTATCCAATAAACATTGTTTGCAATGATATGGAGAAAGAATATAGATTCTTTTCAGGCTTGTCAGGAATTTTAACAATGGCAATGAAGTTTAAACAGCTACGTCTTCCAGATGATGAGGTTTTTATTGCAGGATAAGTAATTAAATTCTCGCACCAATGGTGCGAGAATTTGTAGAACATCGATTTATAAGTATATTTTTCTCACATCCCCCGTGAAACACTATCAACAACAAACCAACGCCTTCCCCAGCGACTACCTAAACAACTTGTGGGGAGAAATCCAAGCTTGTCCTTACTTTGCGATCAACAACCTCAACCGCGATTTTGTCGCCACTAAAGGATTTTCTGTAGTGTTTCAACGTTCTGGATTAGCAAAAGTAGAACAGCAGTTTCCCTACTTCAAACCTTACCTAGATTTGGCTCTTCAGGCGAATTGTAATGCTTTTTACCTCAATCCTTTACAGCTAAAAGAAGGCTCCCGCGTCGATCCGCATATCGATCGCTCTTTACGTTCCTACTCCAAAACCATTGAACCGCCGGCGGTTGTGAGTGTTCTCTATGTGCGCGTACCTGCGGATATGGAAGGGGGAGAACTGGTATTGCGATCGCACAAACGCCAACTTGGGCAAATTAAGCCCCAATTCAATACTTTAGTTTATTTTCAAGGTGATTTAACCCATTCGGTTAACGCTGTCAAAACCCCAGGAAATCGCCTCAGTCTCGTTTGTGAACAGTATAGTTTGAGTGATGTTGAACTCCAAGAAATACCTGAGTTCACTGTAGAGTCAAGAAGCACTCAGTCTACAAAAAAGCAAAAAAAGTATGCCTCATAGCTTAGTATTAAATTTGCTTCCCCAGTCTCCTATACCCTCCCAGTATCTTACCGGCAGACATCTTCATGCTTTATTTTTAACACTCGTTAGTTCCGTAGATAGAACATTAGGCGATCGCCTCCACGATTCCACCGCAGACAAAGCTTTCACCCTCTCCCCCCTACAAATTGACAGTTATTTCAAGGGGGGTAAAAGAGGATCTCAATTGCAATACTCTCATCAAGAACCCATTCCCGCCGGGACTCCTTGTTGGTGGCGTATTTCTTTATTAGACGATACTCTCTTTAGCCAACTTACCCAACTCTGGCTAAATCTTAATCCCAATCGCCCTTGGCATCTTGGCCCTGCTGACTTATATATTACCAGCATTCAAGGTACACCCCAATCTATTCAACCTTGGGCAAATGCCAGTACTTATGCTCAATTATACGAAGAAGCTAGCGATCGCAATTCTTCCATTAACCTGAGTTTCTCCACGCCTACCGCCTTCCGCCAAGGACAGTATGATACTACCCTTCCCACTAGAGAATCTGTGTTTAATTCTCTACTTTCCCGATGGAATAAATACAGTGGCATAGAATTGAATCAGATTGCCATCGAGTCAATATTTCCTTCTTTTGTCAACATTCATACAGAAATATTAGCAGACTCTCGTAGTAAATTTATTGGCATTCTTGGCGAAGTTAATTACAAGATTTTGGGGGCAATTGAACCGATCCAAATTAAGCAACTTAACGCCTTAGCTGACTTTGCTTTGTATAGCGGTGTCGGTAGAAAAACAACAATGGGTATGGGAATGACGCGACGGCTGTATTCTCCATAATTTCAATTATCATTTAAAAACTACCTAAGTTATGAACCAAACCGAATATGTTTCCATTGCGGCATTGAATCAATATGCCTATTGTCCGCATCGCTGTGGACAATAAGATTGCTACAATGTTTTGATATCAGTTGACTAAAAAACTGATTTCCACCAATTGAGCATTAAATGAGCATTATGGTAAATAGCAGCAAAACACCAACGGGTAAGGCTAAGAAGGGTCAAGTAACTGTCAGGGTTGATTCAGGGAGTGTCAAGGCTTGCTTCCCTCGCCCTCACTTTCCTGGTGAGCCTAGCCAGGTGAAGATAGCAACGGGTATATCAAATGTCGATGGTTGGCAAGCGGAAGCAGATAAATTAAAGCGGCGATTGCAACTAGAGACAGAAGAGGGTAAGTTGTCTCTCCCTGGTGGGAAGTTCAACAGGAAGCGGTATTTTGAGATATTGGTCGAATACAAACTTAAGCCAGATTTAAAGATAGTAGAAAGTGCTGTTATCTCAGATGGACAGCTACCGCCAAAGCCAGAATTATCTGTAATGGAGATATGGGATATATACTGCTCATTCAGGCGGGAAAGCCTATCGGAAACCGTATATCAGCTAAAATTCAAAGGAGAGTACTTACGAGCTATTAAAAAGTCAGCTGATGAAGTTGGCGAACATCCTTTAGAGATGCGTAACTGGCTACTAGGAAATTACAGTCACTCAACAGTTAAGCGAATTTTGTCTTGCCTGGCAGAAGCTTATCGATTAGCTGTTAAGCAAAAAATGGTTGGTCAAAATCTTTTTGATGGGATGTCAGAAGATATCAATGCTAAGGGTAAACGTAATCGCATAATTGACCAAAGCAAGGAAATAGAAAGTGATGATGATGTGCTAGATAAAAGCAAGGCTTATACATGGAATGAAGCACAAGAAATATTGAAGTACATTCAAGATGATAGCAATAGAGTCAAGCATTACTATAATCTTATTAAATTTAAGTTTCTCACTGGCTGTAGAACGGGAGAAGCAATAGCTTTGTGGTGGTGTGATATTGAATGGGAGAGAGAAAGAATATTGCTAAGAAGGAATTATAATAATCGCCTTAAAATTTACAAATCCACTAAAAACGACACGGTAAGAATGTTCCCCATGCCTGGAGATGGGGAACTATGGAATCTTTTAAAATCCATCTCGCAGGGAGAGCCAAATGAAAATATATTTAAAAATAAGGCAGGGAAGCCGATAAACGCTGACTCCTTACAGCGTGTATGGCACGGTTACGAAGCATCAAGAAACAAAGGTATTATCCCTGAATTAATTAAACAAGGAAAAGTGAAAAAGTATTTACCTTGTTACAACACACGACACACATTCATTACTCACCAAATATTTGATTTAGGTAGAGATGCAGCAATAGTAAATACATGGTGTGAGCATAGTGAAGAGATGTCAAAAAAACATTACAGGGATATTGAGAAGTATGCAACACAAATCAACCCTGAGTTACCAGCCAATCAGCAAGTCAAGCAACAATCAGAGCTTGACGCACTGAAGGAACAACTACGTAAACAGCAAGAAACAATCGACAAACTACTGGAAGAAAAAGGATGAAAAGAAAAGATTTGGAACAGCTTGCAAATTATTTGGGATACGATTTCAGGGAATTAGTAGATGATTGGAGATACAAAGATAGAAAAGGTAAGGTGTATGAAATTATCGATAGACGCGAGAAGAAAGTCGCTGCTGTCTTCTCAACTCTCTCTCAAATCGAAGCGTTCCTAAAGCAGTATACCCTTTAAAATAAAGTGACACTTTTTATGTCAAAATAAATGACAAAAAATATGTCAGTTAAAGTGACACTTTAAAATACAAGGGTGTATCCCATAAAAAATACCCCAAGTTTGCAATGCTGCTTACCTGGGGTATTGCCTTGTGAACGATATTTTAGCTTGTAGGTAGCTGTGTAGGTGGCGTAAAATTCGCGGTGTATTTTGCAAACTTCGTTATTCCAAAATCATCGATGTTTCCTGCCCAATTCTCACTACCTTGGTCTGGTGCGTTACCGATGTGGATGTCGGCACTTGTAGATTGTATGGCGCTACTGCTAGACGTGCTACCGATGCTATTCCCATTAGCATACATAGTAAACGTGTTACCACTTCTCACTACTGCTATATGTGTCCATACATTTTGTGTTGGTGCATAAGACGTTGTAAGTGATATTGCATTGCTATTGTTGGCATAGAATCCAAGGTTGCCTAAACCCGAAGGACTATAGGTATTGATACTCCAAGCTTGGTCTGTGGCATAGTTTGTACGATGTGTAGCAATATCCTTTACACTTCCCGAAAACTCAGGATACACCCAACACTCGATGGTGAAGTCAGATGAGCCAAGAGCGAGTGGAGAAGCATTCGCAACACTCACATAGCTACTGCCATCAAGGTGTAGAGATCCACCACCATATTTGAATATGCTAGTATCTATCGTCGGCGCACCTGACGTTGTAATTATGTTGCCTTTAATGTCTACAGTGTTGGTGTTAAAGGGCAGTAACAGTACAACGTCAGCGAAGTAGCTTGTACCTCCACCAGATGAGCCGCCACTGCTTGATAAACCTGCTAGTAAGTCAGCTTTTGTTATTTTGTAGAGTTGTTGAGTAGTACTATTAACCGCAAGAATATAGTCGCTATCATTTGCAGTAGTTCTGATATCTGTAGGAATAATAATTCCTGATGATTCTGTTTGTGCTTTATACAATGGCATATTTTATCCTTCTATTAAATCGTTAATGTCTACTACTTCTTTGTACTTGATAATGTTACCTGTTATCACTGTCACTGTTTCACCTACTACATCGGCTTCTATCACTTCCCCGTGCGATATACCCCCTTTATTGTCGTAATATTTTATTCTTTGCCCTATTCGTAGTTCTATTATTTCGTGCTCGTCGTCGTCACTACTTTGCAACAGTTGGTTTATAGATAACATTCTTCTTCTTCCCTGTAATGTCTACTAAGTTTATTGGTGGAACATTGACACCTACATTAAGGTAAGCGTGTGTAAATGTCACTATCCCAGTTTTGATATTTGTTGTCGGTAAAGTAACAAGTTGATTGTTTATTTCTAATTCTCTTCCTGTTGTTGGTGGTTTTTCTATCGGAGTACTGCCACTTCTTAGGTACAACTCATTGAATTGATGACCTTGTATCAGTAATACACTTTCTATTACTCGTGTTGCTTCACCTAAATCCGTGATATCAAGCTTAAATTGATATCCATGTTGGAAGTCACTATAGGTAAAAGTTTTAGTACCTTTGTGTATTGTGTATGGTGTACTTGCAAATTCTTCGTATATTTGTTCGCCTAACTTCTTTAGATATACGTTTGTCGCAAAATCATCAACAGTTTTATTCATCAGCCTGAAACTTATTTGCATCGATAATGCATCAACAATATCACCTTTAGACTTAAGCTTATTTTGCTTACGGTAGAACTTAAGCACTACCTCAGGGCGATATCGCCGCTCCCTTATCTCACCTTGTAATTCACCATAAACTACTCCCAAATCCCTGCCATTAAACTGTTTATTTGTTGTCAAGGTTTGCACTATCTGTCCTTTAAGGATTTCTTCACTTCCTGCAAGTACAATTTTCTCATCAGGCACACTTTTATTGGGTGTTATTTCTACATATCTTTCAGCACCAAGGACACTTACTGTTTGATTAGCAAGCGCTTGATGAGCGAGAAAAGTGTCAACAGTGTTGGCAACTACATACCCTGCTTCGATGCATGATTGTTGGGCTTGCAGTTGGAATTGTTGAGCAAATGTAGCACCCGCTCCCTCTTTGCCAAAGATGCTTTCTACAAAGTTTTTTTGTGCAATTGCGAACGACCAAGGCTTACTATTGCTAGCGCCCCAAGCATCAAGTGTGTTGCTGATGATGTTATTCTTGCCAAGGAATTGTTTGATTATCGGGCTTGTACTTTTAAGCAACTTTCTCACACTTTTGTAGGTGTTAGTGAGTAATATTTGTACCTCAAGTTGCAATGCTTGCTGTAATAAGTTGCCAAGGTTTTGAAGGAATTGTTCGGCAAACTTCTCACTTACTTTTGTAAGTATCTGAGTGCCCAATGGCTCGTTGAAAGCAAATACTATCGCACCAGGTGTAATGCCACATACTGCATATCCGAACACTTGCCCTAGTGTTAGTCCCAACTGCCCTGCAAGTTGTATGTATTGCCCTTTAATGGGAGTTGATAGGTCAGCGTCTGATGCATTCCAGTTGAAGTTCCATAGTGATTGTTGAGCAACAACAAGTAGTCCCCATAGAGCGCTCCAAGAGAACTCTACAAAACCTATTATCGTACCAAGGATAAAACCGCCAAGAGATGCTAAACCACCTAGTACATACTGAATAGCACCAAGTACACCACCTTGATTGTTTTGTGTCGAGAGTTCAATACCCTCTATTACTCGTTCGCCTATTTGTGTGCGAACAAGTCGTGATTGTAATGCTTCCGCCAAAATTGTTAGTGTTCCCGCCATATATACCTCTAAATAAAAGTGTCAAAATAAGTGACAGAAATTATGTCAAAAAAACTGACATAAAAGGTGTCACTTCTACAGACAGACCTATAGTGCTTTAAGCGTGTTAGCAATTTTCGTTATTGCGGTTTGCACTGCAACATCCTTAGTTACTGAATCACTTCTTCCTGTTAGAGCATTGCTAGTAGCTACCTGTTGCTGTGCCTCTGCTGCACTTTCTGCTGTTATACCAATTTGTCTTACAGTAGGTGCTTCATTGGCAGGATTCCCCCAAGGATCGTTAGCATCAGTTACACCCTCAGCATGAGTAAATCCTTGCTCTACTTCCTTCAGGAAATCCGCAAAAGTCTCCTGTTTTATTGCTTCATGAGTATTCTGTACTGTGTCTACATTACCCATAAAGTTCTGTGCCAGTGATACTGCTGCGTTAGCTCCGATAGTACGCCAATTCTGAGCATTCCATCGTGCAGCCATCTGTAGCAATTTTTTAAGGTCATCTTGTAAATCTGTGCTGTCCTTGTTTTCGTAGCTTGTAATATCGATATTCGTTTCCTTGAAAGTCTCAGCGAGATTGTTCCCGTTTGGGGTAAATG
This genomic interval from Nostoc sp. KVJ3 contains the following:
- the cas6 gene encoding CRISPR-associated endoribonuclease Cas6; this encodes MPHSLVLNLLPQSPIPSQYLTGRHLHALFLTLVSSVDRTLGDRLHDSTADKAFTLSPLQIDSYFKGGKRGSQLQYSHQEPIPAGTPCWWRISLLDDTLFSQLTQLWLNLNPNRPWHLGPADLYITSIQGTPQSIQPWANASTYAQLYEEASDRNSSINLSFSTPTAFRQGQYDTTLPTRESVFNSLLSRWNKYSGIELNQIAIESIFPSFVNIHTEILADSRSKFIGILGEVNYKILGAIEPIQIKQLNALADFALYSGVGRKTTMGMGMTRRLYSP
- the cas5d gene encoding type I-D CRISPR-associated protein Cas5/Csc1; amino-acid sequence: MSTIPFQQAKLVELYCLEPVFFASRELSDTYYTEGVIGNYALTYALGRVNSPYRLQGQATGRPTYKEDLQPIAHDFYILPASPVGRVTFRFERFNALSDSYWYAMTNNRVATAREDLPLQRQGKKPSSFRPSNFPQTGRLRMIERRNKFQTLVFGNYQLPNYIRLGKFMSKVKLNVLNEFPVTLLPEGEYQSQHYLNAADLPQQIEALAFDLISIPPAPIIKNLRFRGAAWQVGEMIVPAGLHFCGRESSNE
- a CDS encoding LamG domain-containing protein produces the protein MPLYKAQTESSGIIIPTDIRTTANDSDYILAVNSTTQQLYKITKADLLAGLSSSGGSSGGGTSYFADVVLLLPFNTNTVDIKGNIITTSGAPTIDTSIFKYGGGSLHLDGSSYVSVANASPLALGSSDFTIECWVYPEFSGSVKDIATHRTNYATDQAWSINTYSPSGLGNLGFYANNSNAISLTTSYAPTQNVWTHIAVVRSGNTFTMYANGNSIGSTSSSSAIQSTSADIHIGNAPDQGSENWAGNIDDFGITKFAKYTANFTPPTQLPTS
- the cas3 gene encoding type I-D CRISPR-associated helicase Cas3' produces the protein MSNQKLVIRLEPRSISACASPDKISFIRNALQHQLDVFEQSKDVDIILDLAPTGTGKTKAGLTVLKHQPNKSAIYIAPTNALIEQQTEAAKEFVRDANLPHVVKSASAKDIKSWSNDKVGSRSGEKLYNVLRNPATVFPDVGVNTPIILVTNPDIFYYATFFAYNNLDRGNIASSFYTKFSTVIFDEFHLYDAKQLVGMLFYLAYSQVFRFFENGRKIVLLTATPEPACELALQNLKQAGVKIARIDGEAGNTNLLPSQTAVNLELRPKPDSKEEWLAELAAEVVQRFRERPDENGAVILDSLDNINRLSDLLRQQGLGDDIGRITGPAPKKDRQRAMQCQIILATSTVDVGFNFERHPQPKRQNLDWLIFSARDRAAFWQRIGRVGRVLGKSETNIDSEAIAYLPANAWEEGLTSLDTTGGRTALKNLLETLPCLDKPFLKAYWRSEAFLEIARPLLELEEMLDGLAEEKLILELFNTLKSIFEGNRTWDDYRYRMKLLRGAETIAKKTPKEIKKDWKYIKGGQAFVRTFIKAKFPEDWDDLQAGRTTLDEYVDLFQKDEDALAELKEFAEVFSTSYAPLFSFRSSLFESLSIRDPHGFILDESEETRLDPFHLLRYYEFVQNGDYIEVTSRATETYQLSFELRYTDNWQEFISTELNKLTAFKNCRIIRTLGGGTRPTDGIESLNRHLLPGVIICPRTNAAVIFQLNKQGIISYPINIVCNDMEKEYRFFSGLSGILTMAMKFKQLRLPDDEVFIAG
- the cas7d gene encoding type I-D CRISPR-associated protein Cas7/Csc2, which encodes MSISKLSSVLATSYENFPKGRFITLVVLRTTHSETIFRTEGSGEPMCSEFVQAGLEGENQKTIIQRLVMTKRKQVAPERRYGREHLRAHELLYTNPKDGSLCSLNTNAPCEMCVDCFLYGFAAGGGGAQKSRIWTEDAFSILPASDVVGDRTINAIYETGTMRDEKGNASTALNTSEYIKPGVHFLDVVTLKDVTADELRYIIGNILFTSRYGAVSSRVGRMENEILGVFGSITELPSSLELVQATYDALGKPLEHPLNIKQLITASKQVIANWKNKRGVSVQLSEEELANLLTDVETNWSPDERDNFLKRLTQSYESFRQVAPEKNKGKGKSKGKNTPVEVEI
- a CDS encoding 2OG-Fe(II) oxygenase, translated to MKHYQQQTNAFPSDYLNNLWGEIQACPYFAINNLNRDFVATKGFSVVFQRSGLAKVEQQFPYFKPYLDLALQANCNAFYLNPLQLKEGSRVDPHIDRSLRSYSKTIEPPAVVSVLYVRVPADMEGGELVLRSHKRQLGQIKPQFNTLVYFQGDLTHSVNAVKTPGNRLSLVCEQYSLSDVELQEIPEFTVESRSTQSTKKQKKYAS
- a CDS encoding tyrosine-type recombinase/integrase, with the protein product MSIMVNSSKTPTGKAKKGQVTVRVDSGSVKACFPRPHFPGEPSQVKIATGISNVDGWQAEADKLKRRLQLETEEGKLSLPGGKFNRKRYFEILVEYKLKPDLKIVESAVISDGQLPPKPELSVMEIWDIYCSFRRESLSETVYQLKFKGEYLRAIKKSADEVGEHPLEMRNWLLGNYSHSTVKRILSCLAEAYRLAVKQKMVGQNLFDGMSEDINAKGKRNRIIDQSKEIESDDDVLDKSKAYTWNEAQEILKYIQDDSNRVKHYYNLIKFKFLTGCRTGEAIALWWCDIEWERERILLRRNYNNRLKIYKSTKNDTVRMFPMPGDGELWNLLKSISQGEPNENIFKNKAGKPINADSLQRVWHGYEASRNKGIIPELIKQGKVKKYLPCYNTRHTFITHQIFDLGRDAAIVNTWCEHSEEMSKKHYRDIEKYATQINPELPANQQVKQQSELDALKEQLRKQQETIDKLLEEKG